The Toxorhynchites rutilus septentrionalis strain SRP chromosome 1, ASM2978413v1, whole genome shotgun sequence genome contains the following window.
ctatatcttccggttagacgtagtcctacgtcaaaagcagtCAACAAAATAAGCTCTGTACGCTTCATACTGAATTTCCACTGATTTATAGTACTGCTTTGCCGTTTCATATGTATAAGATCAGTTCATTTTTATTGGGCGTAAATGAACGGGGCGGATTGGCCATACCTGCTTGGGGCAGTATgaccatgtattttttcaacataacctGTAAATACAGTTGTCAACATTTGTAAACATAGTTGGAAATAGCTAGATGTGGAATCATGATGCGGAAGCATACCAGAACATCCGATCGTAAAAAGTGGTCACAGAACGGCTTGAACGCGGCAATGCGACATGCATTCTTAGTGCATTGTGTCCCGCGGAAAACACTTGAACGTTATTTACATTGTGCAGATCCTTTGCAGCTCCAGCTGCTCGGATCATTTGGTAATATTTTTACGACGGAGCAGTATTCTCGCTATGGACAACGATTCTACGGTGTTACGACAAGAGAAATCCGGAAGCTGGCGTATGATTTGGCCGAAAGAAATGATATTCCTCACCCTTCCAATAGCCAAAAGCAATTAGCCGGAATAGATTGGTTGGCTGGCTTTCGAAAGTACCACCCACAACTCTCTTTTCGAACATCAGAAGCAACCTCCGTCGCCAGGGCACAAGAATTCAATCGCATTGCAGTCGGGAAATTCTACGATTCACTGGAGAACGTACAACAGAAGTACAACATTCCAAGGCAATTCAACGTCGATGAGAATTCAGTGATTCCAGTAACTATCTCTTATCAATAGGAGAAGCAAGTACactaaaaattattatcttcATTCAACAGGTACAGACCagaaattccaaaattctaaCAATGCGGGGAAAAAGGCAGAAAAGCGCTATAACTTCAGCTGAGTGCTGAGTGCTGAACACGGAATAACAATCATAGAATCTTCCACAGGACTCCCTATGTTGCTACTGTCGGCACAATTCAGTTCCTCTACGGGCGGCGATGGATGGATCCAACGCTATCGATGCCAACATTGGGTACATAACGGCACAGATATTCTCTGTTCCTGCTTTGAGTAACGAAAAATTGCAGTCCAATCACTTTGATCACAACCCAATGAAATATACGAGATAGTTGCAAAATAGAATGA
Protein-coding sequences here:
- the LOC129770316 gene encoding uncharacterized protein LOC129770316 codes for the protein MMRKHTRTSDRKKWSQNGLNAAMRHAFLVHCVPRKTLERYLHCADPLQLQLLGSFGNIFTTEQYSRYGQRFYGVTTREIRKLAYDLAERNDIPHPSNSQKQLAGIDWLAGFRKYHPQLSFRTSEATSVARAQEFNRIAVGKFYDSLENVQQKYNIPRQFNVDENSVIPVQTRNSKILTMRGKRQKSAITSAEC